One Prunus dulcis chromosome 8, ALMONDv2, whole genome shotgun sequence DNA window includes the following coding sequences:
- the LOC117636839 gene encoding probable E3 ubiquitin ligase SUD1 — MEIAPAPPPPTDRDVPDDAASADAVKTSSSSKENEPNAVATTSSSSVAVKYDDEEEEEDVCRICRNPGDADNPLRYPCACSGSIKFVHQDCLLQWLNHSNARQCEVCKHAFSFSPVYAENAPARLPFQEFVVGMAMKTCHVLQFFLRLSFVLSVWLLIIPFITFWIWRLAFVRSFGGAQRLFLSHLSTTVILTDCLHGFLLSASIVFIFLGATSLRDYFRHLRELGGQDADREDEGERNGARAARRAPGQANRNFVGDANGEDAAGAQGIAGAGLMIRRNAENVAARWEMQAARLEAHVEQMFDGLDDADGAEDVPFDELVGMQGPVFHLVENAFTVLASNMIFLGVVIFVPFSLGRIILYHLSWIFFTASGPVLSTVVPLTESALSLANVTLKNAVTAVTNASSESQQSGMVDQVAEILKVNMSGLNEVSNNVSSPLSADFLKGATLGTSRLSDVTTLAIGYMFIFSLVFFYLGIVALIRYTRGEPLTMGRFYGIASMAETIPSLFRQLLAAMRHLMTMIKVAFLLVIELGVFPLMCGWWLDVCTIRMFGKSMSHRVQFFSASPLASSLVHWVVGIVYMLQISIFVSLLRGVLRNGVLYFLRDPADPNYNPFRDLIDDPVHKHARRVLLSVAVYGSLIVMLVFLPVKLAMRMAPSIFPLDISVSDPFTEIPADMLLFQICIPFAIEHFKLRTTIKSLLRYWFTAVGWALGLTDFLLPRPEDNAAQENGNAEPGRQDRLQVQLGVQDQALVALPGGGDPNGSILASGDSNVVEEHDTDEQSDSERYSFVLRIVLLLVVAWMTLLVFNSALIVVPTSLGRAIFNVIPFLPITHGIKCNDLYAFIIGSYIIWTAVAGVRYSIEHIRTKRVAVLLGQIWKWCAIVIKSSVLLSIWIFIIPVLIGLLFELLVIVPMRVPVDESPVFLLYQDWALGLIFLKIWTRLVMLDHMMPLVDESWRVKFERVREDGFSRLQGLWVLREIVFPIIMKLLTALCVPYVLARGLFPVLGYPLVVNSAVYRFAWLGCLCFSLLCFCAKRFHVWFTNLHNSIRDDRYLIGRRLHNFGEAIVEKQNESGTSSEMQDSNFEASGLIRHDREADVGLRLRRANRLEA; from the exons ATGGAGATCGCCCCGGCCCCGCCACCGCCCACAGACCGGGACGTCCCAGACGACGCCGCGTCGGCAGACGCCGTCAAGACGTCGTCGTCGTCAAAGGAGAACGAACCGAACGCGGTGGCGACGACGTCGTCTTCGTCGGTGGCGGTGAAATACGACGacgaggaagaggaggaggacgTGTGCCGGATCTGTAGGAACCCGGGCGACGCCGATAACCCGCTCCGGTACCCGTGCGCTTGTAGCGGGAGCATCAAGTTTGTGCACCAGGATTGCCTCCTTCAGTGGCTCAATCACAGCAATGCTCGCCAATGCGAG GTTTGCAAGCAtgctttttccttctctcctGTTTATGCCGAGAATGCCCCTGCAAGGCTGCCTTTTCAAGAGTTTGTAGTTGGGATGGCAATGAAAACATGCCATGTTCTGCAATTTTTTCTGCGCCTTAGTTTTGTGCTTTCTGTTTGGCTCCTCATTATACCTTTTATTACATTTTGGATATGGCGGCTGGCTTTTGTGAGGAGTTTTGGTGGAGCTCAGAGACTATTCCTAAGTCATCTATCCACTACAGTCATCCTCACTGATTGTCTGCATGGGTTCCTACTTTCTGCTAGCattgtgtttatttttctcGGAGCCACTTCTCTGAGAGATTATTTCAGGCATTTACGTGAGCTTGGAGGACAGGATGCTGACAGAGAAGATGAAGGGGAAAGAAATGGTGCTCGTGCTGCAAGAAGAGCTCCTGGACAAGCTAACAGGAATTTTGTTGGTGATGCAAATGGGGAAGATGCTGCTGGGGCACAAGGGATTGCTGGAGCAGGTCTAATGATTAGAAGGAATGCAGAAAACGTTGCTGCTCGATGGGAGATGCAGGCAGCTCGTCTTGAAGCTCATGTTGAACAGATGTTTGATGGTTTGGATGATGCTGATGGGGCAGAGGATGTACCATTTGATGAGCTCGTTGGCATGCAGGGACCTGTATTTCACTTAGTTGAAAATGCATTCACT GTTCTGGCCAGCAATATGATATTCCTTGGTGTAGTAATCTTTGTGCCTTTCTCATTAGGTCGGATTATACTCTATCATTTATCCTGGATTTTCTTCACTGCTAGTGGTCCAGTTTTGTCAACAGTCGTGCCACTCACAGAATCAGCCCTTTCCTTGGCAAATGTGACATTGAAGAATGCAGTAACAGCTGTAACGAATGCATCATCTGAAAGCCAACAAAGTGGTATGGTTGACCAGGTTGCAGAGATCTTGAAAGTGAACATGAGTGGACTAAATGAGGTTTCAAACAATGTAAGTTCACCACTTTCAGCAGACTTCTTGAAAGGGGCAACACTTGGAACTTCAAGGCTCTCTGATGTTACAACTCTTGCTATTGGATACATGTTTATATTCTCCCTAGTTTTCTTCTACCTTGGCATTGTTGCTTTGATTCGGTACACTAGGGGTGAGCCATTGACTATGGGAAGGTTTTATGGTATTGCTTCGATGGCTGAGACAATTCCATCTCTCTTCAGGCAGCTTTTGGCAGCAATGAGGCATTTGATGACAATGATTAAGGTTGCTTTCCTTCTAGTTATTGAACTGGGGGTGTTTCCATTGATGTGTGGATGGTGGCTAGATGTATGTACTATAAGGATGTTTGGGAAGTCGATGTCACACagagttcaatttttctcaGCATCTCCTTTAGCCAGCTCACTGGTCCATTGGGTTGTAGGAATTGTATACATGTTACAAATAAGTATATTCGTCAGTCTTCTTCGAGGG GTTCTGCGTAATGGAGTTCTTTATTTCCTTAGAGATCCCGCAGATCCAAACTACAATCCCTTCCGTGATCTTATTGATGATCCTGTGCACAAACACGCTCGCAGGGTCCTGTTATCTGTTGCAGTTTATGGGAGTTTAATTGTGATGCTGGTGTTTTTACCAGTTAAATTAGCTATGCGGATGGCACCCTCCATTTTTCCTCTTGACATCTC GGTATCTGATCCATTTACTGAAATTCCTGCGGACATGCTTCTTTTTCAAATATGCATTCCATTTGCCATTGAGCATTTTAAATTACGGACAACGATTAAATCCCTCCTCCGTTATTGGTTTACGGCAGTTGGCTGGGCACTTGGTTTAACTGATTTCTTGTTGCCCAGACCTGAGGACAATGCAGCTCaggaaaatggaaatgcagAGCCAGGAAGACAGGATAGACTACAGGTTCAACTGGGGGTACAGGACCAGGCTTTGGTTGCACTTCCAGGTGGTGGTGATCCAAATGGAAGCATTCTTGCATCAGGGGACTCAAATGTCGTGGAAGAGCATGACACAGATGAACAATCTGATTCTGA ACGATACAGCTTTGTGCTTCGCATTGTACTCTTGTTGGTGGTGGCTTGGATGACTTTACTTGTATTCAACTCTGCCTTGATAGTTGTACCAACCTCACTTGGAAGGGCGATTTTCAATGTCATTCCTTTTCTCCCTATAACTCATGGCATCAAGTGCAATG atttGTACGCTTTCATCATTGGAAGCTACATAATATGGACTGCTGTAGCTGGAGTTAGATATTCCATCGAGCATATTAGAACAAAAAGGGTTGCAGTTCTGTTGGGCCAGATCTGGAAGTGGTGTGCCATTGTTATCAAGAGTTCTGTGCTTTTGTCAATATGG ATTTTTATCATTCCTGTACTGATTGGGCTGCTCTTTGAGCTTTTGGTGATCGTGCCGATGCGCGTGCCTGTTGATGAAAGCCCAGTATTCCTGCTTTATCAGGACTGGGCATTAGGACttatttttctcaagataTGGACTAGACTG GTTATGTTGGATCACATGATGCCACTGGTAGATGAAAGCTGGCGAGTAAAGTTTGAAAGAGTGAGGGAAGATGGTTTCTCTAGGCTGCAAGGTCTATGGGTGCTTCGCGAGATTGTATTTCCAATCATAATGAAGTTGTTGACTGCCCTGTGTGTGCCTTATGTACTTGCCAGAGGGTTATTTCCTGTTCTCGGCTACCCATTAGTAGTCAACTCAGCAGTTTATCGGTTTGCTTGGCTGGGGTGCCTTTGCTTTAGCCTGCTGTGCTTTTGTGCCAAGAGATTCCATGTCTGGTTCACCAACCTTCACAACTCTATACGGGATGACCGGTATCTAATTGGTCGTAGGCTTCATAACTTTGGAGAAGCCATCGTGGAGAAGCAAAATGAATCTGGGACATCGTCCGAAATGCAGGACTCTAATTTTGAGGCCAGTGGTTTAATTCGACACGACCGAGAAGCAGATGTAGGACTCCGACTAAGGCGTGCAAACCGACTTGAAGCTTAA
- the LOC117636629 gene encoding O-acyltransferase WSD1-like isoform X2 → MASAAADYSDEPLTPAGRLFVQPQMNQIIHCAVGFKNPINIDSIKSHLKSSLLLSHPRFSSLMVRDSQGLEHWRKIPHLDLDRHVIVVPNPITTGSHFDHDTAVNDYLADLSTSSGLSAEKPMWEVHLLMGHNCAIFRIHHALGDGVSLMSLFLASCRGAEDEEKMPTLASGKRNRVNGKKGWWALLIGFVGMLWFSLIFVVEFVLRCLWVCDRKTEISGGDGVELWPRKLATARFRVQDMKLVKKSVPNATINDVLFGVISSGLSRYLDHRTTNALPEGLQITGIAMVNLREQPGLQEISDLMKSNSGSSWGNKFGMLLLPIYYHKISGTDRLAYLKIAKVMIDRKKRSLEAHFSYKLGYFVMTYLGAKVAAWLNYRIVCNTSFTISNILGPQEEIIFGGNPITYLRVNSSSLPHVQPTESLKICLDVLNCQLEQIRNIYV, encoded by the exons ATGGCTTCAGCGGCGGCTGACTACTCCGACGAGCCCCTAACCCCAGCAGGCCGCCTCTTTGTTCAACCCCAAATGAACCAAATAATTCATTGCGCCGTCGGCTTCAAGAACCCAATAAACATAGACTCAATCAAGTCCCATCTCAAAagctctctccttctctcccACCCCAGATTCTCAAGCCTCATGGTCCGCGACTCACAGGGCCTCGAGCACTGGCGCAAAATCCCCCACCTCGACCTCGACCGCCACGTCATTGTCGTCCCCAACCCCATCACCACCGGATCCCATTTTGACCATGACACCGCGGTCAACGACTACTTGGCCGACCTCTCCACCAGCTCTGGGCTAAGCGCCGAGAAACCCATGTGGGAAGTTCACCTTCTAATGGGTCACAACTGCGCCATCTTCCGAATCCACCACGCTTTGGGAGATGGTGTTTCGCTCATGTCTCTGTTCTTGGCGAGTTGCAGGGGAGCTGAAGATGAGGAAAAGATGCCAACTTTGGCTTCTGGGAAGAGAAACAGAGTGAATGGTAAAAAGGGTTGGTGGGCTTTGTTGATTGGGTTTGTGGGTATGTTGTGGTTTAGCTTGATTTTTGTGGTGGAGTTTGTGTTGAGATGCTTGTGGGTTTGTGACAGAAAAACAGAGATCAGTGGTGGTGATGGGGTTGAGCTCTGGCCTAGAAAGTTGGCCACTGCTCGGTTTAGGGTTCAGGACATGAAGCTCGTCAAGAAGTCCGTTCCAAATGCA ACCATCAATGATGTTCTTTTTGGGGTGATTTCATCAGGGCTATCAAGATACCTAGATCACAGAACAACAAATG CTTTGCCCGAGGGACTTCAAATTACAGGGATAGCCATGGTGAATTTAAGAGAGCAGCCTGGATTGCAG GAAATATCCGATTTGATGAAAAGCAATTCAGGGTCAAGTTGGGGTAACAAATTCGGCATGCTTCTCCTACCTATATATTATCATAAAATAAGTGGAACTGATCGTCTAGCATATCTGAAGATAGCTAAAGTGATGATTGACCGGAAGAAACGATCTCTGGAGGCTCATTTCTCGTACAAACTTGGGTATTTTGTAATGACCTACTTGGGAGCAAAG GTTGCTGCCTGGCTGAATTACAGGATTGTTTGCAATACTAGCTTTACTATCTCAAATATACTTGGCCCGCAAGAAGAAATCATATTTGGAGGCAACCCTATAACTTACCTAAGAGTGAATTCATCCAGCCTGCCCCATGTACAGCCCACAGAATCACTTAAAATTTGTCTAGACGTACTGAATTGTCAACTAGAGCAAATcagaaatatatatgtataa
- the LOC117636629 gene encoding O-acyltransferase WSD1-like isoform X1 encodes MASAAADYSDEPLTPAGRLFVQPQMNQIIHCAVGFKNPINIDSIKSHLKSSLLLSHPRFSSLMVRDSQGLEHWRKIPHLDLDRHVIVVPNPITTGSHFDHDTAVNDYLADLSTSSGLSAEKPMWEVHLLMGHNCAIFRIHHALGDGVSLMSLFLASCRGAEDEEKMPTLASGKRNRVNGKKGWWALLIGFVGMLWFSLIFVVEFVLRCLWVCDRKTEISGGDGVELWPRKLATARFRVQDMKLVKKSVPNATINDVLFGVISSGLSRYLDHRTTNALPEGLQITGIAMVNLREQPGLQEISDLMKSNSGSSWGNKFGMLLLPIYYHKISGTDRLAYLKIAKVMIDRKKRSLEAHFSYKLGYFVMTYLGAKVAAWLNYRIVCNTSFTISNILGPQEEIIFGGNPITYLRVNSSSLPHALTMHMISYAERADMQILVAKDIIPDPAFLAKCFEEALLDMKEAAAAINRT; translated from the exons ATGGCTTCAGCGGCGGCTGACTACTCCGACGAGCCCCTAACCCCAGCAGGCCGCCTCTTTGTTCAACCCCAAATGAACCAAATAATTCATTGCGCCGTCGGCTTCAAGAACCCAATAAACATAGACTCAATCAAGTCCCATCTCAAAagctctctccttctctcccACCCCAGATTCTCAAGCCTCATGGTCCGCGACTCACAGGGCCTCGAGCACTGGCGCAAAATCCCCCACCTCGACCTCGACCGCCACGTCATTGTCGTCCCCAACCCCATCACCACCGGATCCCATTTTGACCATGACACCGCGGTCAACGACTACTTGGCCGACCTCTCCACCAGCTCTGGGCTAAGCGCCGAGAAACCCATGTGGGAAGTTCACCTTCTAATGGGTCACAACTGCGCCATCTTCCGAATCCACCACGCTTTGGGAGATGGTGTTTCGCTCATGTCTCTGTTCTTGGCGAGTTGCAGGGGAGCTGAAGATGAGGAAAAGATGCCAACTTTGGCTTCTGGGAAGAGAAACAGAGTGAATGGTAAAAAGGGTTGGTGGGCTTTGTTGATTGGGTTTGTGGGTATGTTGTGGTTTAGCTTGATTTTTGTGGTGGAGTTTGTGTTGAGATGCTTGTGGGTTTGTGACAGAAAAACAGAGATCAGTGGTGGTGATGGGGTTGAGCTCTGGCCTAGAAAGTTGGCCACTGCTCGGTTTAGGGTTCAGGACATGAAGCTCGTCAAGAAGTCCGTTCCAAATGCA ACCATCAATGATGTTCTTTTTGGGGTGATTTCATCAGGGCTATCAAGATACCTAGATCACAGAACAACAAATG CTTTGCCCGAGGGACTTCAAATTACAGGGATAGCCATGGTGAATTTAAGAGAGCAGCCTGGATTGCAG GAAATATCCGATTTGATGAAAAGCAATTCAGGGTCAAGTTGGGGTAACAAATTCGGCATGCTTCTCCTACCTATATATTATCATAAAATAAGTGGAACTGATCGTCTAGCATATCTGAAGATAGCTAAAGTGATGATTGACCGGAAGAAACGATCTCTGGAGGCTCATTTCTCGTACAAACTTGGGTATTTTGTAATGACCTACTTGGGAGCAAAG GTTGCTGCCTGGCTGAATTACAGGATTGTTTGCAATACTAGCTTTACTATCTCAAATATACTTGGCCCGCAAGAAGAAATCATATTTGGAGGCAACCCTATAACTTACCTAAGAGTGAATTCATCCAGCCTGCCCCAT GCACTTACAATGCACATGATAAGCTATGCTGAAAGAGCAGACATGCAAATTTTGGTGGCCAAAGATATCATCCCTGACCCGGCATTTCTTGCAAAGTGCTTTGAGGAGGCCTTGCTTGATATGAAGGAAGCAGCTGCAGCCATCAATCGAACCTAG
- the LOC117636628 gene encoding filament-like plant protein 7 yields the protein MDQKAWLWRKRSSEKTILATNAIPLGRIEEEIQTYPTEKGNETERSGKNLNEKLASVLLDCHVKEDLVTEHAKTAEAIAGGKKAGEPVLKQELDQALRQGISANERLTHSDDALAEYKQQLNFVREEQEQRINDAVMMTAREYEKAQKKLEEKLRETSQQLTNLALENTNLNKALRAKEKLIEDLNRHKSRADAEFSALMARLDSTEKENAFLRYEFHMLEKELEIRSEEMEYNRRSAEESHKQLLESVRKITKLEQECQRLHLLMRKRLPGPTTLLNMKSEVQMLGRDQTEMRRRKLNPTRDIIVRDANKGNSPEIPNKKMRLMIEQLHDLEEENKTLKEILIRKNSELLSSRTTHSQTASRLSQAGTQLGQLSKGQKSMELVACSPIPNDISRSSRFDIGSDDGISSSESWASALISELEHFKNERLKSPKECREVEVSDISLMDDFVQMEKMAIVSAVTPPNKGHHRCFTGRELVPVEVDSSFSDRRKYSQSKDARPENSFDWLQVVLKAMLEQKNVSNRSLDELFEDIKIALGYINQPTNHEAHRTAVSGHRAECDPIDSFSGALSIDTSVEDNGSQRSQSSLSKSISKLIKLFQGINQTSLVYDCTTDVLSYRDQSSQIFNSAASTDYLIRIFQWKRSELNAVVEKCVLTCHNLLGGKANFENFVEELTSTLDWLLNDYRTPKDASTMRNKIKKHFGWQEDQGDIAVEGAIGESIIGHTSEEQSLCLPLVASSNDQDVSLNKVQDKLQEENGRLKDELKSMEAQLKESQQIVESLQSELESLKQSEGIMEDQIENQKSVNEDLDTQLNVTKAKLNEVFQKFSSLEAELEHKHSCCEDLEATCLELQLQLQSAEKKETPEFGINQEEKQSQSGWEITTASVKLAECQETILNLGKQLKALATPREAELFDKVFSTTTSTAANASDNNLNRRSSLRDQMLAEDNPRVGDIKSPKEKETQRDADAEKPSLLHSDSHNALSTPTALMREGHLGSRHKAGNSAVGSLAIVPSKKQGGFGLLRRLLLRRKKGSNKKPQSLAKA from the exons ATGGACCAGAAGGCTTGGCTTTGGAGGAAAAGATCTTCAGAGAAGACAATTCTTGCAACAAACGCCATTCCTCTCGGAAGAATTGAAGAAGAG ATACAAACATATCCAACTGAGAAAGGAAATGAAACAGAGAGATCAGGGAAAAATCTAAATGAGAAGCTAGCTTCAGTCCTCCTAGACTGTCATGTTAAAGAAGATCTTGTTACAGAACATGCAAAAACAGCAGAAGCTATAGCAG gTGGCAAGAAGGCAGGAGAGCCAGTACTAAAGCAAGAACTAGATCAAGCTTTGAGGCAGGGAATATCTGCAAATGAGAGATTAACTCATTCAGATGATGCATTGGCAGAGTACAAGCAGCAATTAAATTTCGTTCGAGAAGAACAGGAGCAAAGAATAAACGATGCTGTTATGATGACAGCAAGAGAGTATGAGAAGGCACAGAAGAAATTAGAAGAGAAGCTGAGAGAGACAAGTCAACAGCTTACAAACTTGGCTTTGGAAAATACTAATCTGAACAAAGCCCTTCGAGCAAAAGAGAAACTCATTGAAGATTTGAATAGACACAAGTCTAGAGCAGATGCAGAGTTCAGTGCACTAATGGCCAGACTGGATTccacagaaaaagaaaatgctttTCTAAGATATGAATTTCACATGCTTGAGAAGGAACTTGAGATTCGGAGTGAGGAGATGGAATACAACCGCCGGTCTGCTGAAGAATCACACAAACAACTTTTGGAGAGTGTGAGGAAAATCACAAAGTTAGAACAAGAATGTcaaagacttcatctccttatGCGAAAAAGGCTGCCAGGTCCTACTACTTTGCTGAATATGAAGAGTGAGGTTCAAATGCTTGGAAGGGATCAGACCgagatgagaagaagaaagttgaATCCTACCAGAGATATAATTGTAAGAGATGCCAACAAGGGAAATTCTCCTGAAATTCCAAATAAGAAGATGCGTCTCATGATTGAGCAATTACACGATCTGgaagaggaaaacaaaacccttaaagaaattttaatCAGGAAAAACTCCGAACTCCTTTCTTCGAGGACCACGCATTCTCAAACAGCTTCCAGATTGTCACAGGCTGGTACTCAGCTTGGACAGCTTTCCAAAGGCCAGAAATCTATGGAGCTAGTTGCATGCAGTCCGATTCCAAATGACATTTCTCGGTCTTCAAGGTTTGACATTGGCAGTGATGATGGGATTAGTTCCTCTGAATCATGGGCTAGTGCTCTAATTTCAGAGTTGgaacattttaaaaatgagAGACTTAAAAGTCCAAAGGAATGCCGAGAAGTTGAGGTTTCAGACATTAGCTTAATGGACGATTTTGTTCAGATGGAGAAAATGGCAATAGTTTCTGCAGTTACACCTCCTAACAAGGGACATCATCGTTGCTTTACTGGTAGGGAACTAGTGCCAGTTGAAGTTGATTCCAGCTTCAGCGACAGAAGAAAGTACAGCCAGTCAAAAGATGCGAGGCCAGAGAATTCTTTTGACTGGCTTCAGGTTGTTTTAAAAGCAATGTTGGAGCAAAAGAATGTTTCGAACCGAAGTCTAGATGAGCTATTTGAGGACATCAAAATTGCCTTGGGTTACATAAATCAACCAACTAACCATGAAGCTCATAGAACTGCAGTCTCAGGGCATCGTGCAGAATGTGATCCTATAGATTCATTTAGTGGAGCTCTGAGTATTGACACCTCAGTGGAAGATAATGGCAGCCAACGCAGTCAGTCCAGTCTGAGTAAATCAATCTCTAAACTCATTAAGCTGTTTCAAGGAATCAACCAAACATCTTTGGTATATGATTGTACTACAGATGTTTTGTCATATAGGGACCAGAGTTCCCAGATATTTAACTCAGCAGCATCAACAGACTACTTAATCCGCATTTTCCAATGGAAACGTTCAGAACTAAATGCTGTTGTGGAAAAGTGTGTCCTTACTTGTCACAATCTGTTGGGAGGAAAGgctaattttgaaaattttgttgagGAACTTACTTCTACTTTGGACTGGCTTTTGAACGACTATAGGACACCTAAAGATGCTTCAACCATGAGGAATAAAATTAAGAAGCATTTTGGTTGGCAAGAAGACCAAGGAGATATTGCAGTTGAGGGTGCAATTGGGGAATCAATTATTGGACATACATCTGAAGAGCAGTCATTGTGTTTGCCTTTAGTTGCTTCTTCAAATGACCAAGATGTTTCGTTGAATAAGGTTCAGGATAAACTGCAAGAAGAAAACGGTAGATTAAAGGATGAACTAAAGAGCATGGAAGCTCAACTAAAGGAATCACAGCAAATAGTTGAAAGCTTGCAATCAGAACTGGAGAGTCTGAAACAATCGGAAGGGATTATGGAAGACCAGATCGAAAATCAGAAGTCGGTTAATGAAGATCTTGATACCCAGCTAAATGTTACCAAAGCAAAGTTGAATGAAGTCTTCCAGAAGTTCTCGTCGTTAGAAGCTGAATTGGAGCATAAACATAGCTGTTGTGAAGATTTAGAAGCAACATGTCTTGAGCTCCAACTCCAGCTACAAAG TGCTGAAAAGAAGGAAACTCCAGAGTTTGGCATAAACCAAGAGGAAAAGCAGTCCCAATCT GGATGGGAAATCACTACAGCTTCGGTGAAGTTGGCAGAGTGCCAAGAAACCATCCTAAACCTAGGAAAACAGCTGAAGGCACTGGCTACGCCAAGGGAAGCAGAACTTTTTGACAAGGTGTTCTCAACAACCACCAGCACTGCAGCCAATGCCAGTGACAATAACTTGAACAGGCGCTCTTCGCTACGTGATCAAATGCTTGCTGAGGATAACCCCAGAGTCGGGGATATCAAGTCTccaaaggagaaagaaacacAGAGAGATGCAGATGCAGAAAAACCATCCCTTCTTCACTCTGATAGTCATAATGCCTTGTCCACGCCTACTGCTCTGATGCGGGAAGGGCATCTTGGTTCAAGGCATAAAGCTGGTAATAGTGCAGTTGGGAGTCTGGCTATTGTGCCAAGTAAGAAACAAGGAGGTTTTGGTTTGCTCAGGAGGCTACTGCTGCGAAGGAAGAAAGGAAGCAACAAGAAACCCCAATCCTTGGCCAAGGCATGA